The stretch of DNA CTAAATCATAACTTTTACAGTAAAGATTGATATTGACAGTATTAGTACTTTATTAAGTAATATGTTAATATGAAAATTATTAAGAAATAATTAGGTTAGGTGGAAAATGTTTGTTTTAGATGAATTTATGATTAATGCTTTAAAAATAAAATTAGTTTTGCCAGAATTAAATCAGGCATCAGCAATGTTAAACTTAATTGCCAAAGATCGCGCTGAATTAGGGCGATGGCTGCCTTGGGCTCAAAGTATGCAAAAGGTTACGGATGAAGAAGAGTTTATTAAGCTAGTGCGACAAAAAACAGCGGATTATACGATGTTAGAATTGGTGATTTTGGTTAATGAACAAGTTGCGGGGATGATTGATATCCACAATCTTAATTCTAAAAATCAATGCGGTGAAATTGGTTATTGGCTAGGCTCAGCATTTCAAAAGCAAGGGATAATGACACAAGCGGTTGCTCACTTAATTAAAATTGCTTTTACTAAAATGAAGGTGCATCGTCTTAATTTGCTGGCTGATCACGAAAATAATGCTAGTCGAGCAGTTGCCCAGCGTGCGGGGTTAACGCATGTAGCACTTTTGCATGATGAAGTTAAGTATCATGGTGAATTTCGAGATATGGATCTGTACACAATTATTAATGAAGCATAATAAAACAGCTTGCCAGTTACCTACTAGCAAGCTGTTTTATTGTTATTTATCATTGTAACCATTAGGATGAGTTTGGTGCCACTTCCAAGCACTAGTCATTACTTCTTCAGCGCTTTCGTGTTGCGGCTGCCAATTCAAAATGGTTCTTGCCTTAGTTGAGTCGGCTATAAGTGAATCAGGATCGCCGCCACGTCTTGGTCCCATTGTGTAGGGGATGTCAATTCCCGTAACTTTCCGTGCTGCTTGTAAAATTTCTAGGTTGGAATAGCCATGAGCTGTTCCTAAGTTGAAGACATCAGACTTGTTAGTCTTGAGTAAATGATCGAGGGCTAACAGGTGAGCGTCAATTAAATCCTCGATTTGAACATAATCTCGGACGTTAGTGCCATCTTTAGTATCGTAATCATTTCCATAGATAGTAAACTTACCATCTCCTGAAATAGCGCTTCTTAAAATATTAGGAATTAAGTGAGTTTCAGGATCATGGTCCTCGCCAATTGAACCGTCACTAGCAGCTCCAGCAACGTTAAAGTAACGTAAAGCAATTGACTTAATACCATCAGCCTTGTCAGCCCAGTGCATAATTTTTTCCATCATGACCTTAGTGTCACCGTAAGGATTGATTGGTTCAAGTGGTGAATCTTCGGTAATCGGGAGTTTTTTGGGAATACCATAGGTTGCGGCACTTGATGAGAAGACAAGATATTTAACGCCGACATCGTTCATGGCTTCAAGCAAAGCAATCATACCAACAACGTTGTTGTCGTAATATTTAAGTGGCTTCTTGACAGATTCAGGCACCAATGAGTAAGCAGCAAAGTGCATTACGGCATCAATTTTTTCATTACGCAAGATTTGACTAACTAAGAATTTATTTTCAATATCGCCTTGATAAAATTTGGCTTTGGGATCAATGGCTTTTTTGTGGCCAGTATATAAAGCGTCAAGCACAACAACGTCATTGCCGTGTTCGATTAACTTTTTAACAGCGATTGAGCCGATATAACCAGCGCCACCTACAACTAATACGCGCATAATTTCCTCCATTAATATATAGATATAATCAAATAAATTTTAGCACAAGCTGAAGGGAAATGCTGATTATTTTTGGGAGCATTGCTGCTAATTGACAGTGATGTTATTCTGCAATATACTTACTTTTAGTAAGGCAAATAGGAAAGAAGTATCAAAATGATTCATAATACAACAATTGATAGTCAAATTAATCACCGTTCGATCCGTAAGTTTAAAGATCAAGAATTAAGTGCTGACCAGTTACAAACTTTATATACAGTTTTTCAACACACGGCAACGAGCATGTTCATGCAGAATACATCTTTACTGCATATTACTGATGAAGCTAAAAAGGCTAAAATTAGAGAATTATGCAACCAAAATTATGTTGGTGCAGAAGGCGATTTGTTTATTTTTGTAGTAGATTTATACCGTAACCAACAGATTCGTCAGCAATTAGGTAAGGATGACGGCCGGCTGCACATGACGGATTTGTTCATGCAGGGAATGGATGATACATTATTGGCCTGGCAAAATGTAGCCAACGCTGTGGAAAGCATGGGCTTGGGCTATGTGCCATTAGGAACAATTAATGATCATCCACTAGCAATGCTGGAAACTTTAGCTTTACCAGAATTGACGTTCCCAGCTCTTGGGATGCAAGTTGGTGTGCCTGATCAAGAGCCACAATTAAAGCCGCGCCTGCCACAAAAATTTACAGTCTTTGAAGATAAATATCGGCGTGACTTTAAGGTTAGTGACTTAGATGATTATGATCAAATTGTGACCCAGTATTATGATTTGCGGGATTCTAATCGCCGTATTGATTCTTTTACTAAACAGATTACGGGAGCTAAATTGGACAAGCATTCAATTGACCGTGATGAACTGCCAGAGTTGCTGCACAAGCAGGGTCTGTGCCTTGATTGGAAATAAATAATCAGGGCTATTGCGTGACGTTGGGTCTTTTGGTATAATTTAAACGTTGCGAGTTGCTGATTTAGCTCAGTCGGTAGAGCGTTTCCCTCGTAAAGAAAAGGTCGCCAGTTCGATTCTGGCAATCAGCATTTTTAATAGTAATTCAAAGTAATCAACCTTGATTTATCAACGTTTTTCAAAGATAAGTTAAGGTTGATTTTTGTTTAATAATAGATATTTGGCACCCAAAATGGCACCAGAAAATAAAATTTGGTGCTAAAAGGTAAGTTTATTCTATTGGCGAATACCTGATGGTGTCCCTATTAACAGGATATTTTTCTGTATAAAAACAAAAAAATAGGATACCGAAAATGTCTTTCCTTGAATATCTATGTTAAAGATTACTAGTATCCAAAGCAGGCAATTTGATAACTTTTTTAGTTAGATTATTTTTATTCAGTGTCAATACGATAATGATTACGTTAGTGACATTACATATTTATTAATAATTGTAAGTAGAAGTCTTGTGTAAAAGCACTTGACAAAAAGATTACTGCCATTTATAGTATTAAACATAAATTAAATTTTAAGGAGGATATTTTAATGAAAATGAATAAATTAATTAATCAAGCAACTGTTAAAATGTCCGCTATGCAAAATTTAGTTATTATTTTGGTTCCCCGATGGACTCGACTACATTAATTACTTTAAGTAATTTTTTCAGGTTAAGTCCTTATTTGCATCTTGATGATTGGGACTTAACTAATAACTAACACCCCATTCATTAAGTTGAATGGGGTGTTTTAAGTTATAAGGAGAAAAAAATGAGGTTGAAACAAAAATTATTGCTATCGACTGGTTTATTGGCTGCAGCGTCGCTGACATTAACTGGTTGTGGCAAAAATAATGCTAATACTAATCAGAAGGTAAATAAAAAATTCCCTGAAGAAACACCGGTTAAAACAGCTCAACAAGGAGGAACATTAAAGGTTGCTGAAGAAACAGATACACCATTTACTGGTATCTTTGCTGATGAATTAAAAACGACCGTTGTCGATGAGGACGTTGCAAGTCCAGGTGAAGAAAACCTTTTTGATACTGATAATCACTATAAGATTAATGATCATGGGCCAGCAACTTTAAGATTAAATAGAAAAGCTAAAACTGCTACAATTGCTATCAAAAAGGGAGTTCGCTGGTCCGATGGTCAGCAAGTTGTGGCTAAAGATATGGAGTATGCCTATGAGATTTTAGCTAATAAAGCAACACAATCGCAAAATTATACTAGTTCTTATGAAAACATTTTGGGCATGAAAGAATATCATGAGGGTAAAACTAAGACCATTACAGGTTTGGAAATGCCTGACGGTGAGAATGGCCGCCGACTTGTAATTCATTTTAAAGAATTAAAGCCGGGAATGCTTTATTCAGGAAATGGTTTTATCTGGGAAAAGGCGGAGCCATATCATTATTTAAAAGATGTGCCTTTTGCCAAACTGCAGTCATCTGATAAAATTCGGAAAAGCCCAATGTATTTCGGTGCTTTTAAGTTGAAAAAGTTGGTTCGCGGGCAATCAGTAACGTGGGTACCTAATAAGTACTATTGGCGCGGCAAGCCAAAATTGAATAAGATTGTAATTTCCGTTGTTTCTACTAATTCCGCATCGCAAGCAATTAAAAGTAAGGTGTTCGACGTTACTAAAGTAATTAATTCGCAATGGGAACAGGTCAAGAATACTAAGGGAGTTGACTTCGTTGCTAAGGTGCCATTGAGTTACTACCTTGTCGGCTTTCGGGTTGGTAAATGGGATGCTCAAAAAGGCAAAAATGTCATGGATCCTAATGCGAAGATGAATAACAAGGCTTTGCGCCAAGCAATTGGCTACGCAATGAATACCTCGGCTGTTTATCAGCGTTATACACACGGCTTAAGCTTCCATGTACCAACCTTAATTCCGGCCCAGTTTGGTGATTATTTTGATAAGAATGCTAAAGGATATTCTTATAATCTGAAAAAGGCCAACGAATTATTAGATAAAGCTGGTTATAAGAAAAAGGGCAAGTGGCGGGTACAGCCGAATGGGAAACCATTGACAATTCACTATATGGCACGTCAGGGAGATCCAACACAAAATCCAATTCAACAAAATTACTTGCAGCAGTGGCATAAAATTGGCTTGAATGTAAAATTTCTCGGTGGGCGGTTAACCGAATTTAATTCTTATGTGAATAATTTGCAAAATGATAGTCACGCATTTGATATGTTTGAACTAGGCTGGAGCTTGGACAGTGAGCCATCTCCAAGTAGTCTATATTCAGAAAATGCACCGATGAATTATACGCGGTTTGTCACTAAGAAGAATACAGACTTGTTAAATGCAATTGATTCTGAAAAAGCATTTAACCATAAATATCGGGTACAAAAATTCCACGAATGGCAAGAGTACATGAATGATGAAGCTTATGCAATTCCTGAGTATAATTCGTATTCGGTTTATGCAGTTAACAATAAGTTAACTGGTTATAGTCTTAAGCCAGCAGATAATACCAGTGGTCACCAATTGTGGTATCAAGTTGGTTTTGTTAAGTAAACGAAAAATACGATTTTGGTAAAAACCAAAACCGTATTTTTAATTGCTGATAAATTATTCACCTAAGTAAGCAAAGGCAACTTTTTCATCATAAACATGTAACATTTTATCTAAAATAAAGCGACAGGCTAAGGCAACCGCAGCAGGAA from Lactobacillus sp. ESL0785 encodes:
- a CDS encoding GNAT family protein; the protein is MFVLDEFMINALKIKLVLPELNQASAMLNLIAKDRAELGRWLPWAQSMQKVTDEEEFIKLVRQKTADYTMLELVILVNEQVAGMIDIHNLNSKNQCGEIGYWLGSAFQKQGIMTQAVAHLIKIAFTKMKVHRLNLLADHENNASRAVAQRAGLTHVALLHDEVKYHGEFRDMDLYTIINEA
- a CDS encoding oligopeptide ABC transporter substrate-binding protein yields the protein MRLKQKLLLSTGLLAAASLTLTGCGKNNANTNQKVNKKFPEETPVKTAQQGGTLKVAEETDTPFTGIFADELKTTVVDEDVASPGEENLFDTDNHYKINDHGPATLRLNRKAKTATIAIKKGVRWSDGQQVVAKDMEYAYEILANKATQSQNYTSSYENILGMKEYHEGKTKTITGLEMPDGENGRRLVIHFKELKPGMLYSGNGFIWEKAEPYHYLKDVPFAKLQSSDKIRKSPMYFGAFKLKKLVRGQSVTWVPNKYYWRGKPKLNKIVISVVSTNSASQAIKSKVFDVTKVINSQWEQVKNTKGVDFVAKVPLSYYLVGFRVGKWDAQKGKNVMDPNAKMNNKALRQAIGYAMNTSAVYQRYTHGLSFHVPTLIPAQFGDYFDKNAKGYSYNLKKANELLDKAGYKKKGKWRVQPNGKPLTIHYMARQGDPTQNPIQQNYLQQWHKIGLNVKFLGGRLTEFNSYVNNLQNDSHAFDMFELGWSLDSEPSPSSLYSENAPMNYTRFVTKKNTDLLNAIDSEKAFNHKYRVQKFHEWQEYMNDEAYAIPEYNSYSVYAVNNKLTGYSLKPADNTSGHQLWYQVGFVK
- a CDS encoding NADPH-dependent oxidoreductase — translated: MIHNTTIDSQINHRSIRKFKDQELSADQLQTLYTVFQHTATSMFMQNTSLLHITDEAKKAKIRELCNQNYVGAEGDLFIFVVDLYRNQQIRQQLGKDDGRLHMTDLFMQGMDDTLLAWQNVANAVESMGLGYVPLGTINDHPLAMLETLALPELTFPALGMQVGVPDQEPQLKPRLPQKFTVFEDKYRRDFKVSDLDDYDQIVTQYYDLRDSNRRIDSFTKQITGAKLDKHSIDRDELPELLHKQGLCLDWK
- the galE gene encoding UDP-glucose 4-epimerase GalE, which translates into the protein MRVLVVGGAGYIGSIAVKKLIEHGNDVVVLDALYTGHKKAIDPKAKFYQGDIENKFLVSQILRNEKIDAVMHFAAYSLVPESVKKPLKYYDNNVVGMIALLEAMNDVGVKYLVFSSSAATYGIPKKLPITEDSPLEPINPYGDTKVMMEKIMHWADKADGIKSIALRYFNVAGAASDGSIGEDHDPETHLIPNILRSAISGDGKFTIYGNDYDTKDGTNVRDYVQIEDLIDAHLLALDHLLKTNKSDVFNLGTAHGYSNLEILQAARKVTGIDIPYTMGPRRGGDPDSLIADSTKARTILNWQPQHESAEEVMTSAWKWHQTHPNGYNDK